A genome region from Sphaeramia orbicularis chromosome 19, fSphaOr1.1, whole genome shotgun sequence includes the following:
- the cdc42ep4b gene encoding cdc42 effector protein 4: MPILKQLVSNSNQSKRRSRADLTAEMISAPLGDFRHTMHVGRGGDAFGDTSFLSTRSGEPPREPDTKQGSPGPKPGLLSRTFRSSKRSQSVNRADKYEYNVTAPSGGSSTYVKNAISLPYLNDDDASRGRQLPKSVSSSPMKTLTEIDTKPVNGAAAMATLDSEFEERNFGELTDLPPSMPKGGGMKHAESMMSFHIDLGPSMLGDILSVMEKRGWEDDDLGYEEGKGSEGRASPTFIPHIDDDDAEERAPARPPRSMHQQKAALVDPYTPELHARNNHHNLDSCSVSSSGSANEEKAQYHLHDGDTDSAKYSSPRGEEDRDFTFMDEDDDDEIRV; the protein is encoded by the coding sequence ATGCCCATCCTCAAGCAGCTGGTTTCCAACTCCAACCAGTCAAAGCGGCGGTCTCGTGCCGACTTGACTGCAGAGATGATTAGCGCTCCCTTGGGAGACTTCCGCCACACAATGCACGTCGGCCGGGGAGGGGACGCCTTCGGGGACACTTCTTTTCTCAGCACCCGATCGGGGGAACCACCCCGGGAGCCGGACACGAAGCAAGGCTCCCCGGGCCCCAAACCAGGGCTGCTGTCCCGCACCTTCAGGAGCAGTAAGCGCTCTCAGTCTGTAAACCGAGCGGACAAATATGAATACAACGTGACGGCGCCGTCTGGAGGCTCATCTACTTATGTGAAAAATGCGATATCCTTGCCTTACCTTAACGATGACGACGCTAGCAGAGGCAGGCAGCTGCCGAAGAGCGTTTCATCGAGTCCAATGAAGACGCTGACGGAGATCGACACCAAACCGGTGAACGGAGCCGCAGCGATGGCGACTCTCGACTCAGAGTTTGAGGAGCGTAATTTTGGCGAGCTTACAGATCTGCCTCCATCCATGCCCAAAGGAGGCGGGATGAAACACGCCGAGTCCATGATGTCTTTCCACATCGACCTGGGGCCCTCGATGCTCGGAGACATCTTGAGCGTGATGGAGAAGCGAGGCTGGGAGGACGACGACCTGGGCTACGAGGAAGGCAAGGGCAGCGAAGGCCGCGCGTCGCCAACTTTTATTCCTCACATAGATGATGACGACGCCGAAGAGCGAGCTCCTGCCAGGCCCCCCCGCAGTATGCACCAACAGAAGGCGGCGCTGGTCGACCCGTACACGCCGGAGCTCCACGCCAGGAACAACCACCACAACCTGGACAGCTGCTCTGTGTCCAGCTCCGGCTCCGCCAACGAGGAGAAAGCTCAGTACCATCTGCACGATGGCGACACAGACAGCGCTAAGTACAGTTCGCCACGCGGGGAGGAGGACAGGGATTTCACCTTCatggatgaagatgacgatgatgagaTTCGAGTGTAG